One Setaria viridis chromosome 7, Setaria_viridis_v4.0, whole genome shotgun sequence genomic region harbors:
- the LOC117862939 gene encoding factor of DNA methylation 1 isoform X1: MDYTSDGDSEVEACGDGTFELLVSGNLKVMSDEGVYQCPFRSDEGKECSLDDLLQHALGVGAARDPQEKEKADYRALAKHLKSKAAESSVGSVLQPMLMDPQVPQHTRDEQFVWPWMGILVNMPNEFFGKSANRLKEHFSSFHPVKVHPVYNRGRPTRDAIVEFGKDWSGFRNARAFENHFMMKGYSKRCWKEMKCGGTESIGWMARADDYNSLGAIGELLRKNGDLKTLNDIVKDGTNKTDKLMANLACQVKEKEMHLEKLESEYNKRSASLDILMQKREQLLQSYTQEIMKMRQHSQQNTRRVIDENRKLQSDLQGMMDELDTRNKQIEALSAQSECNSRELELEKQKNALKANHLRLAALEQQKADENVMKIMEKQKREKEAVIEKLTMLSIQSEKKLNLELNIKHLMGKLQVMELKPGDEDSESGKRIDELREELSEKITELNDVESFNQTLIAKESKNSDELREARDVLIDALQGLSGATSSQTQIGIKRIGELDSKVFLNMCKRKFSAEDAEVESAILCSKWQKEISNPEWNPFKAIMVDGNMLEAIREDDKKLLELKECSEEAYAAVMKALNELKDVNGRRRDPFPELWNYEEGRKAQTTEAVRYALKLWNASKVKGKRRR; the protein is encoded by the exons ATGGACTACACCTCGGATGGAGattctgaagttgaagcttgtGGGGATGGCACTTTTGAGCTTCTGGTGTCAGGAAATTTAAAAGTGATGAGTGATGAAGGCGTTTACCAATGCCCCTTTCGTTCAGATGAAGGGAAGGAATGCAGCCTAGATGATCTGTTGCAGCATGCCTTGGGAGTAGGGGCTGCACGTGACCCGCAGGAGAAAGAGAAGGCAGACTACCGTGCTCTTGCAAAACATTTGAAGAGTAAGGCAGCTGAATCATCAGTTGGCTCAGTGTTGCAGCCAATGCTTATGGATCCACAGGTTCCTCAACATACCAGAGATGAGCAGTTTGTCTGGCCCTGGATGGGCATCCTAGTCAATATGCCAAATGAATTCTTTGGCAAAAGTGCGAATAGGCTGAAGGAGCATTTCTCATCTTTCCATCCAGTTAAGGTCCATCCGGTCTATAACAGAGGTAGACCCACACGTGATGCTATTGTTGAGTTTGGGAAGGACTGGAGTGGTTTTAGGAACGCACGGGCCTTTGAGAATCACTTTATGATGAAAGGGTACAGCAAAAGATGCTGGAAGGAAATGAAGTGCGGAGGTACAGAGTCTATTGGGTGGATGGCAAGGGCTGATGATTACAATTCTCTAGGGGCAATAGGTGAGCTACTGAGAAAAAATGGTGATCTTAAAACTCTCAATGATATTGTGAAGGATGGGACAAATAAAACTGACAAACTGATGGCTAATTTGGCTTGTCAAGTTAAAGAAAAGGAGATGCATTTAGAGAAACTTGAGTCTGAGTACAACAAGAGATCTGCATCACTTGACATACTGATGCAGAAGAGGGAACAACTGCTCCAGTCGTATACTCAAG AAATCATGAAGATGCGGCAGCATTCTCAACAGAATACACGAAGAGTTATTGACGAGAACCGGAAGCTACAGTCAGATCTCCAGGGAATGATGGATGAGCTTGACACAAGAAACAAACAAATTGAGGCGTTGTCTGCACAAAGTGAGTGCAACAGTAGGGAGCTTGAGTTAGAGAAGCAAAAG AATGCGTTGAAAGCCAATCATCTTAGGTTGGCCGCATTGGAGCAGCAGAAAGCTGATGAAAATGTTATGAAGATTATGGAAAAACAAAAG agagagaaagaagctGTTATAGAAAAGCTCACGATGTTGAGCATACAGTCAGAAAAGAAGCTCAATCTTGAGTTAAACATTAAGCACTTGATGGGAAAATTACAAGTGATGGAGCTGAAGCCAGGAGATGAAGATTCTGAATCCGGCAAGAGGATAGATGAACTAAGAGAGGAGCTCAGTGAGAAGATCACTGAACTGAATGATGTGGAAAGCTTTAACCAAACTTTAATTGCTAAAGAAAGCAAGAACAGTGATGAGTTGCGAGAAGCTCGAGACGTGCTGATAGAT GCCCTGCAGGGTTTGTCTGGCGCCACTAGTTCCCAGACGCAGATAGGCATCAAGAGAATTGGTGAGCTTGACTCCAAAGTGTTTCTAAACATGTGCAAGCGGAAATTTTCTGCAGAGGATGCTGAAGTGGAAAGCGCTATCCTGTGTTCAAAGTGGCAGAAGGAAATTAGCAATCCAGAATGGAATCCTTTCAAGGCTATTATGGTCGATGGAAATATGCTG GAAGCAATCAGGGAGGATGACAAGAAGCTCCTGGAACTGAAGGAGTGCAGTGAAGAAGCCTATGCTGCGGTAATGAAGGCACTGAATGAGCTGAAGGATGTCAATGGCAGGAGGAGGGATCCTTTCCCTGAGCTGTGGAACTACGAGGAGGGGCGTAAAGCACAGACGACTGAAGCAGTTCGGTATGCTCTGAAGCTGTGGAACGCAAGCAAGGTGAAGGGCAAGAGAAGGCGTTGA
- the LOC117862939 gene encoding factor of DNA methylation 1 isoform X2: MDYTSDGDSEVEACGDGTFELLVSGNLKVMSDEGVYQCPFRSDEGKECSLDDLLQHALGVGAARDPQEKEKADYRALAKHLKSKAAESSVGSVLQPMLMDPQVPQHTRDEQFVWPWMGILVNMPNEFFGKSANRLKEHFSSFHPVKVHPVYNRGRPTRDAIVEFGKDWSGFRNARAFENHFMMKGYSKRCWKEMKCGGTESIGWMARADDYNSLGAIVKEKEMHLEKLESEYNKRSASLDILMQKREQLLQSYTQEIMKMRQHSQQNTRRVIDENRKLQSDLQGMMDELDTRNKQIEALSAQSECNSRELELEKQKNALKANHLRLAALEQQKADENVMKIMEKQKREKEAVIEKLTMLSIQSEKKLNLELNIKHLMGKLQVMELKPGDEDSESGKRIDELREELSEKITELNDVESFNQTLIAKESKNSDELREARDVLIDALQGLSGATSSQTQIGIKRIGELDSKVFLNMCKRKFSAEDAEVESAILCSKWQKEISNPEWNPFKAIMVDGNMLEAIREDDKKLLELKECSEEAYAAVMKALNELKDVNGRRRDPFPELWNYEEGRKAQTTEAVRYALKLWNASKVKGKRRR; the protein is encoded by the exons ATGGACTACACCTCGGATGGAGattctgaagttgaagcttgtGGGGATGGCACTTTTGAGCTTCTGGTGTCAGGAAATTTAAAAGTGATGAGTGATGAAGGCGTTTACCAATGCCCCTTTCGTTCAGATGAAGGGAAGGAATGCAGCCTAGATGATCTGTTGCAGCATGCCTTGGGAGTAGGGGCTGCACGTGACCCGCAGGAGAAAGAGAAGGCAGACTACCGTGCTCTTGCAAAACATTTGAAGAGTAAGGCAGCTGAATCATCAGTTGGCTCAGTGTTGCAGCCAATGCTTATGGATCCACAGGTTCCTCAACATACCAGAGATGAGCAGTTTGTCTGGCCCTGGATGGGCATCCTAGTCAATATGCCAAATGAATTCTTTGGCAAAAGTGCGAATAGGCTGAAGGAGCATTTCTCATCTTTCCATCCAGTTAAGGTCCATCCGGTCTATAACAGAGGTAGACCCACACGTGATGCTATTGTTGAGTTTGGGAAGGACTGGAGTGGTTTTAGGAACGCACGGGCCTTTGAGAATCACTTTATGATGAAAGGGTACAGCAAAAGATGCTGGAAGGAAATGAAGTGCGGAGGTACAGAGTCTATTGGGTGGATGGCAAGGGCTGATGATTACAATTCTCTAGGGGCAATAG TTAAAGAAAAGGAGATGCATTTAGAGAAACTTGAGTCTGAGTACAACAAGAGATCTGCATCACTTGACATACTGATGCAGAAGAGGGAACAACTGCTCCAGTCGTATACTCAAG AAATCATGAAGATGCGGCAGCATTCTCAACAGAATACACGAAGAGTTATTGACGAGAACCGGAAGCTACAGTCAGATCTCCAGGGAATGATGGATGAGCTTGACACAAGAAACAAACAAATTGAGGCGTTGTCTGCACAAAGTGAGTGCAACAGTAGGGAGCTTGAGTTAGAGAAGCAAAAG AATGCGTTGAAAGCCAATCATCTTAGGTTGGCCGCATTGGAGCAGCAGAAAGCTGATGAAAATGTTATGAAGATTATGGAAAAACAAAAG agagagaaagaagctGTTATAGAAAAGCTCACGATGTTGAGCATACAGTCAGAAAAGAAGCTCAATCTTGAGTTAAACATTAAGCACTTGATGGGAAAATTACAAGTGATGGAGCTGAAGCCAGGAGATGAAGATTCTGAATCCGGCAAGAGGATAGATGAACTAAGAGAGGAGCTCAGTGAGAAGATCACTGAACTGAATGATGTGGAAAGCTTTAACCAAACTTTAATTGCTAAAGAAAGCAAGAACAGTGATGAGTTGCGAGAAGCTCGAGACGTGCTGATAGAT GCCCTGCAGGGTTTGTCTGGCGCCACTAGTTCCCAGACGCAGATAGGCATCAAGAGAATTGGTGAGCTTGACTCCAAAGTGTTTCTAAACATGTGCAAGCGGAAATTTTCTGCAGAGGATGCTGAAGTGGAAAGCGCTATCCTGTGTTCAAAGTGGCAGAAGGAAATTAGCAATCCAGAATGGAATCCTTTCAAGGCTATTATGGTCGATGGAAATATGCTG GAAGCAATCAGGGAGGATGACAAGAAGCTCCTGGAACTGAAGGAGTGCAGTGAAGAAGCCTATGCTGCGGTAATGAAGGCACTGAATGAGCTGAAGGATGTCAATGGCAGGAGGAGGGATCCTTTCCCTGAGCTGTGGAACTACGAGGAGGGGCGTAAAGCACAGACGACTGAAGCAGTTCGGTATGCTCTGAAGCTGTGGAACGCAAGCAAGGTGAAGGGCAAGAGAAGGCGTTGA